The Chitinophagales bacterium genome has a segment encoding these proteins:
- a CDS encoding RsmD family RNA methyltransferase, with product MRIVSGKLKGKHFYPPKNIPARPTTDIAKEALFNIIWNNFDFEEIKFLDLFAGTGNIGMEMYSRGCTQITSVDLSPISIGFIQKMSKEVNIPNHIIIKGDAVAFAKNAMQTYDLIFAGPPYKLEVIDDIPNIILEKNILDKAGWFILETSANHDFSNHPNLLQVRNYGQTHFWIFTHEQFSE from the coding sequence ATGAGAATTGTATCTGGAAAACTGAAAGGCAAACATTTTTATCCTCCCAAAAATATACCAGCAAGACCAACCACCGATATTGCTAAAGAAGCATTATTTAATATTATATGGAATAATTTTGATTTTGAGGAAATAAAGTTTTTAGATTTATTTGCTGGAACTGGAAATATTGGTATGGAAATGTATTCGAGAGGTTGTACTCAAATTACTTCGGTCGATTTATCGCCTATTAGCATTGGTTTTATTCAAAAAATGAGTAAAGAAGTCAATATTCCTAATCATATTATTATTAAAGGTGATGCTGTTGCATTTGCTAAAAATGCTATGCAGACTTACGATTTAATTTTTGCAGGTCCACCATATAAATTAGAAGTCATTGATGACATTCCAAACATTATCCTAGAAAAAAACATATTGGATAAAGCTGGTTGGTTTATTTTAGAAACATCTGCTAATCACGATTTTTCTAATCATCCGAATTTGTTGCAAGTAAGAAATTACGGACAAACACATTTTTGGATTTTTACACACGAACAGTTTTCAGAATAA
- a CDS encoding imelysin family protein: protein MKNTIYLILLSLCIVSCTEDKPSSSCETVDNNAILQNLGNIIVDRYSQLNTQATLTQTAITAFITAPTTVTLTAAQNALKQLYLDFETVEMLQFGPAESYLQRTALNNYPTDTTIIQTAIANGITDLQNISNSAKGIHALDYLLFGVANSNTDIVNWYSATNNKNYLTAVMTQVKTVINNVYNEWNPNDGNYYNTFINATGVDIASAFGQLSNAIIADYEKYARDGKVGIPLGIRTLGVPQLNNVEGLYSKTSLQLLENYIINYKSLFNGNNGLGLDDYLNNVGRSDLSTQINNELQAILNTIDTFNHDLAYEITNNEAAVQTLYSQLQALLLTLKVDMVSAMCLTITYQDVDGD, encoded by the coding sequence ATGAAAAATACAATATATTTAATTTTACTTTCTTTGTGTATAGTATCTTGTACTGAAGACAAACCAAGCAGTTCTTGCGAAACAGTTGATAACAATGCTATACTACAAAACTTAGGCAATATTATTGTCGATAGATATAGTCAGCTCAACACACAAGCAACACTTACACAAACAGCTATTACTGCTTTTATAACAGCACCTACAACAGTTACACTTACGGCTGCTCAAAATGCTTTAAAACAATTGTATCTCGATTTTGAAACTGTTGAAATGCTACAATTTGGTCCAGCTGAATCGTATTTGCAAAGAACAGCTTTAAATAATTATCCAACAGATACAACTATAATTCAAACTGCAATTGCTAATGGTATAACTGATTTACAAAATATCAGTAACAGTGCAAAAGGAATTCATGCTTTAGATTACTTATTATTTGGTGTAGCAAACTCTAATACAGACATTGTCAATTGGTACAGTGCTACAAATAATAAAAACTATTTAACAGCAGTGATGACTCAAGTGAAAACTGTAATCAACAATGTTTATAATGAATGGAATCCAAACGATGGAAATTATTACAATACATTTATCAATGCAACTGGAGTTGATATTGCAAGTGCATTTGGTCAGCTAAGTAATGCCATCATTGCAGATTACGAAAAATATGCAAGAGATGGAAAAGTAGGCATTCCTTTAGGTATTAGAACGCTTGGCGTACCACAATTAAATAATGTAGAAGGATTGTATAGCAAGACTTCATTACAATTATTAGAAAATTATATAATAAACTATAAATCATTATTCAATGGAAATAATGGTTTAGGTTTAGATGATTATTTAAATAATGTTGGAAGAAGTGATTTAAGTACACAAATCAATAACGAACTACAAGCAATTTTAAATACTATCGATACTTTTAATCATGATTTGGCTTACGAAATTACCAATAATGAAGCTGCTGTTCAAACACTATATAGTCAATTACAAGCTTTATTACTGACTTTAAAAGTGGATATGGTGTCTGCAATGTGTCTGACGATTACCTACCAAGATGTTGACGGTGATTAA
- a CDS encoding F0F1 ATP synthase subunit beta, which translates to MANIGKIAQVIGPVVDVSFSDDAALPKILNALEVKTDDGSNLVLEVQQHLGQDVVRCVSMDSTEGLRRGMQVVDTGDQIIMPAGDAIKGRLFNVIGKAVDGIGEVSKEGGYSIHRKPPRYEDLATSKEVLYTGIKVIDLIEPYAKGGKIGLFGGAGVGKTVLIMELVNNIAKGHGGLSVFAGVGERTREGNDLLREFLESDVIKYGEKFKHSMEEGDWDLASVDKEALKDSKATLVFGQMNEPPGARARVALSGLTLAEYFRDGDSEDGKGKDILFFVDNIFRFTQAGSEVSALLGRMPSAVGYQPTLATEMGLMQERITSTKSGSITSVQAVYVPADDLTDPAPATTFAHLDATTVLSRKIAELGIYPAVDPLDSTSRILDPQVIGTRHYGVAQRVKEILQRYKELQDIIAILGMDELSEEDKLVVHRARRVQRFLSQPFHVAEQFTGLKGVFVSIEDTLKGFEMIMDGEVDEYPEAAFNLVGSIEDAIEKGKKLLAEAKN; encoded by the coding sequence ATGGCAAATATAGGTAAAATAGCACAGGTTATTGGTCCAGTTGTAGATGTTAGTTTCTCTGACGATGCTGCACTACCAAAAATTTTAAATGCACTTGAAGTTAAAACAGATGATGGTTCTAATTTAGTATTAGAAGTTCAACAACACTTAGGTCAAGATGTTGTTCGTTGTGTGTCTATGGATAGTACAGAAGGTTTAAGAAGAGGTATGCAAGTAGTAGATACTGGCGACCAAATTATTATGCCTGCTGGCGATGCTATTAAAGGTAGATTATTTAATGTTATTGGAAAAGCAGTTGATGGTATTGGTGAAGTAAGTAAAGAAGGCGGTTATTCTATTCACAGAAAACCACCTAGATATGAAGACTTAGCAACTTCAAAAGAAGTTTTATATACTGGTATTAAAGTTATTGACTTGATTGAGCCATATGCAAAAGGTGGTAAAATTGGTTTGTTTGGTGGTGCTGGTGTTGGTAAAACGGTACTTATCATGGAACTAGTAAACAATATTGCTAAAGGTCATGGTGGTTTATCGGTTTTTGCTGGTGTTGGTGAAAGAACAAGAGAAGGTAACGACTTATTAAGAGAGTTTTTAGAGTCTGATGTAATTAAATACGGAGAGAAATTTAAACACTCTATGGAAGAAGGCGATTGGGATTTAGCATCTGTAGATAAAGAAGCATTAAAAGATTCAAAAGCTACTTTAGTATTTGGTCAGATGAATGAGCCACCAGGAGCAAGAGCAAGAGTTGCTTTATCTGGTTTAACATTAGCAGAATACTTTAGAGATGGAGATAGCGAAGACGGAAAAGGTAAAGACATTCTTTTCTTCGTTGATAATATATTTAGATTTACACAAGCTGGTTCAGAAGTATCTGCACTATTAGGTCGTATGCCATCTGCGGTAGGTTATCAACCAACTTTGGCAACAGAAATGGGTTTAATGCAAGAAAGAATTACTTCAACTAAGAGTGGTTCAATTACTTCAGTACAAGCAGTTTATGTACCTGCAGATGACTTAACGGATCCAGCACCTGCTACAACTTTTGCTCACTTAGATGCTACAACAGTATTGAGTAGAAAAATTGCAGAGTTAGGTATTTATCCTGCAGTAGATCCATTAGATTCTACTTCAAGAATCTTAGATCCACAAGTAATTGGTACAAGACACTATGGTGTTGCTCAAAGAGTAAAAGAAATCTTACAAAGATATAAAGAACTACAAGATATTATTGCAATCTTAGGTATGGATGAGTTAAGTGAAGAAGATAAATTAGTAGTACACAGAGCAAGAAGAGTACAAAGATTCTTATCTCAACCATTCCATGTTGCAGAACAATTTACTGGTTTAAAAGGCGTTTTCGTTTCTATAGAAGATACTTTAAAAGGTTTTGAAATGATTATGGACGGAGAAGTAGATGAATATCCAGAAGCTGCCTTTAACTTAGTAGGTTCTATTGAAGATGCAATAGAAAAAGGTAAAAAATTATTGGCAGAAGCTAAAAACTAA
- a CDS encoding IS5 family transposase: MCDTRVKKVKQVFFTQINQLIDWQQISTVIDKYYTKGTSATGKPSYDGLLLFKICLLQTWYGLSDYEVEDRINDSLSFSSFLELTIDQTSPDHSTISRFRTAMTGAGAYDELLKQINKQLERHQILVKTGAIVDASIVETPLKPKGKSNYELEAQQQQQEQSQEVPTKTVEKKYSTSVDIEAAWIKRGKQLKYGYKKHYVTDNEGLVLGVLTTKASVNEISNLETVLKTADLPKDIAVKADKGYQSEKNNELLKTLGLKNNILKKATKNKALTQAQTDYNKLISKTRYKIERTFGSIKRWFNGGIARYRGIAKMHTQNIMEAIAYNLYRSPGILMSKA, translated from the coding sequence ATATGCGATACACGCGTAAAGAAAGTTAAACAAGTTTTCTTTACACAAATTAACCAGTTAATAGATTGGCAACAAATTAGTACAGTAATAGATAAGTATTACACCAAAGGCACAAGTGCAACAGGCAAGCCAAGTTATGATGGATTGTTATTATTCAAAATCTGTTTACTACAAACATGGTACGGACTAAGTGATTACGAAGTAGAAGACAGAATAAATGACAGCCTCTCCTTTAGTTCTTTCTTAGAATTAACCATAGACCAAACCTCACCAGACCATAGTACCATAAGCAGATTTAGAACAGCAATGACAGGAGCAGGAGCATATGATGAACTATTAAAACAGATAAACAAACAATTAGAAAGGCATCAAATACTAGTAAAGACAGGAGCTATAGTAGATGCCAGTATAGTAGAAACACCATTAAAACCCAAAGGAAAAAGTAATTATGAGCTTGAAGCACAACAACAACAACAAGAGCAATCACAAGAAGTACCAACAAAGACGGTAGAAAAAAAATACAGTACAAGTGTAGACATAGAAGCAGCATGGATAAAGAGAGGCAAACAACTAAAATATGGCTATAAGAAACACTATGTAACAGACAACGAAGGATTAGTATTAGGCGTATTAACCACCAAAGCAAGTGTAAATGAAATTAGTAATCTAGAAACGGTATTAAAAACAGCAGACTTACCAAAAGACATAGCAGTAAAAGCAGACAAAGGTTATCAATCAGAGAAGAATAATGAATTGTTAAAGACATTAGGATTAAAAAATAACATATTAAAAAAAGCAACTAAAAATAAAGCATTAACACAAGCCCAAACAGATTATAACAAACTAATAAGCAAAACCAGATATAAAATAGAACGCACTTTTGGCAGTATAAAAAGATGGTTTAACGGCGGTATAGCAAGATACAGAGGCATAGCCAAGATGCACACACAAAACATAATGGAAGCCATAGCATATAATTTATACAGAAGTCCAGGGATACTTATGTCCAAAGCATAA
- a CDS encoding IS5 family transposase translates to MKINKPLTLADSICDTRVKKVKQVFFTQINQLIDWQQISTVIDKYYTKGTSATGKPSYDGLLLFKICLLQTWYGLSDYEVEDRINDSISFSTFLELTIDQTSPDHSTISRFRTAMTGAGAYDELLKQINKQLERHQILVKTGAIVDASIVETPLKPKGKSNYELEAQQQQQEQSQEVPTKTVEKKYSTSVDIEAAWIKRGKQLKYGYKKHYVTDNEGLVLGVLTTKASVNEISNLETVLKTADLPKDIAVKADKGYQSEKNNELLKTLGLKNNILKKATKNKALTQAQTDYNKLISKTRYKIERTFGSIKRWFNGGIARYRGIAKMHTQNIMEAIAYNLYRSPGILMSKA, encoded by the coding sequence ATGAAAATAAATAAGCCACTCACATTAGCAGACAGTATATGCGATACACGCGTAAAGAAAGTTAAACAAGTTTTCTTTACACAAATCAACCAGTTAATAGATTGGCAACAAATTAGTACAGTAATAGATAAGTATTACACCAAAGGCACAAGTGCAACAGGCAAGCCAAGTTATGATGGATTGTTATTATTCAAAATCTGTTTACTACAAACATGGTACGGACTAAGTGATTACGAAGTAGAAGACAGAATAAACGACAGTATCTCCTTTAGTACTTTCTTAGAATTAACCATAGACCAAACCTCACCAGACCATAGTACCATAAGCAGGTTTAGAACAGCAATGACAGGAGCAGGAGCATATGATGAACTATTAAAACAGATAAACAAACAATTAGAAAGGCATCAAATACTAGTAAAGACAGGAGCTATAGTAGATGCCAGTATAGTAGAAACACCATTAAAACCCAAAGGAAAAAGTAATTATGAGCTTGAAGCACAACAACAACAACAAGAGCAATCACAAGAAGTACCAACAAAGACGGTAGAAAAAAAATACAGTACAAGTGTAGACATAGAAGCAGCATGGATAAAGAGAGGCAAACAACTAAAATATGGCTATAAGAAACACTATGTAACAGACAACGAAGGATTAGTATTAGGCGTATTAACCACCAAAGCAAGTGTAAATGAAATTAGTAATCTAGAAACGGTATTAAAAACAGCAGACTTACCAAAAGACATAGCAGTAAAAGCAGACAAAGGTTATCAATCAGAGAAGAATAATGAATTGTTAAAGACATTAGGATTAAAAAATAACATATTAAAAAAAGCAACTAAAAATAAAGCATTAACACAAGCCCAAACAGATTATAACAAACTAATAAGCAAAACCAGATATAAAATAGAACGCACTTTTGGCAGTATAAAAAGATGGTTTAACGGCGGTATAGCAAGATACAGAGGCATAGCCAAGATGCACACACAAAACATAATGGAAGCCATAGCATATAATTTATACAGAAGTCCAGGGATACTTATGTCCAAAGCATAA
- a CDS encoding T9SS type A sorting domain-containing protein: protein MEKCASQIKLNQLFEQYPEKKAEMDSFNANYDKIDLSSFRTGAVTVNIPIVVHVLYNNSTQNISDAQIQSQIDVLNQDFNNLNSDKLANTHPFYSSIGNANITFCLATTDPNGNATSGIERKQVSQNSFDAEAADETIIKKSVNGGIDGWDKTKYLNIWIVKFDDGTLGYGTFPDETPAIYDGLVVDYRAFGTIGQASYPYNKGRTTTHELGHWLNLFHIWGDSFCGNDFVNDTPKQEAENYDCPTFPININGCSGATGSNGEMFMNYMDYVDDACMNMFTNGQVTRMYAVLNTYRSSFINNTSCGSVSAIHNSNLDAIKVYPNPAVNYFYIDGLSTTNDLYTVRIYNEVGQLIKQQQLQHQQEEIAIFDLINGNYIVNISNSSNNITKKLIILH, encoded by the coding sequence GTGGAAAAGTGTGCATCGCAAATTAAATTAAATCAGCTTTTTGAACAATATCCTGAAAAGAAAGCTGAAATGGATTCGTTCAATGCCAACTATGATAAAATTGATCTATCTAGCTTTAGAACTGGAGCAGTGACAGTAAATATTCCTATAGTAGTACATGTTTTGTATAATAATAGTACACAAAATATTAGTGATGCACAAATTCAATCTCAAATTGATGTTTTGAATCAAGATTTTAATAATTTGAATAGCGATAAATTGGCTAATACTCATCCGTTTTATTCTAGTATAGGAAATGCAAATATTACATTTTGTTTGGCAACCACTGACCCAAATGGTAATGCAACAAGTGGTATTGAAAGAAAACAAGTAAGTCAGAATAGTTTTGATGCTGAAGCAGCTGACGAAACTATAATCAAAAAAAGTGTAAATGGTGGTATAGATGGCTGGGACAAAACAAAGTATTTGAATATTTGGATAGTAAAATTTGATGATGGTACTTTAGGTTATGGTACATTTCCTGATGAAACTCCAGCAATTTATGATGGATTAGTTGTAGATTATAGAGCATTTGGAACTATTGGACAGGCAAGTTATCCATACAATAAAGGTAGAACAACGACACATGAGCTAGGACATTGGTTAAATTTATTTCATATTTGGGGCGATTCTTTTTGTGGTAATGATTTTGTAAATGATACACCAAAGCAAGAAGCTGAAAACTATGATTGTCCAACTTTTCCAATTAATATAAATGGTTGTAGTGGAGCAACTGGTAGTAATGGTGAAATGTTTATGAATTATATGGATTATGTTGATGATGCGTGTATGAATATGTTTACCAATGGACAAGTTACAAGAATGTATGCTGTTTTGAATACTTATAGAAGTTCTTTTATTAATAATACTAGTTGTGGAAGTGTGTCTGCTATTCACAATAGTAATTTAGATGCTATAAAAGTGTATCCCAATCCTGCTGTAAATTATTTTTATATTGATGGATTAAGTACTACTAATGATTTATATACCGTACGCATTTATAATGAAGTTGGACAGTTGATTAAACAACAACAATTGCAACATCAACAAGAAGAAATAGCTATATTTGATTTAATTAATGGTAACTATATTGTAAATATCAGTAATAGTTCTAACAATATTACTAAGAAATTAATTATATTGCATTAG
- a CDS encoding DUF4856 domain-containing protein has translation MKSNKLLIIVLCLLAIACTKEEETINLPSSYSFENVNFSGQTERLAMLTEMITEMKKGKTQNLDANVLLNMYANANSPFTNATLNASTKQLKNKTYEADIVLVENLINYLASISTHHNTAVTTSGTNGVATSTTNTSRSYLVDSNGIDLVELVQKTIMGAVFYYRIAEEYTTYNKLATADNNTVVDGEGTAMQHYWDEAFGYMGIPTNVTVDNYDAEDEAGNLIYYGEYVNSGKPINLLSSTLHSFIQGRDAINRRDYTVRDVAAANVRKNVEYINVCAMLHYLNSARTNYDDYAVRCHVLSEALGFFLNLKYNANKIITDTDYNAIKDYFLVNENWSVAHLNTTQLTYLRDTIAEIYGLEDYKTLF, from the coding sequence ATGAAATCAAATAAACTTTTAATTATTGTGCTATGTTTATTAGCAATTGCTTGTACTAAAGAAGAAGAAACTATCAACTTGCCTAGTTCGTATAGCTTCGAAAATGTTAACTTTAGTGGCCAAACTGAAAGATTAGCGATGCTAACAGAAATGATTACCGAAATGAAAAAAGGTAAAACTCAAAACTTAGATGCCAATGTATTATTAAATATGTATGCTAATGCAAACAGTCCATTTACCAATGCAACACTCAATGCTTCAACCAAGCAATTAAAAAACAAAACTTACGAAGCTGATATAGTATTGGTAGAGAATTTAATTAATTACTTAGCTTCTATTAGTACACATCACAATACAGCAGTAACTACTTCTGGTACAAACGGAGTAGCTACAAGTACAACTAACACTAGTCGTTCTTATTTAGTAGATAGTAATGGTATTGATTTAGTAGAATTGGTACAAAAAACAATTATGGGAGCTGTTTTCTATTATAGAATTGCTGAAGAATATACTACATACAATAAACTAGCAACTGCAGATAACAATACTGTTGTTGATGGCGAAGGTACTGCTATGCAACATTATTGGGACGAAGCTTTCGGATATATGGGAATTCCTACAAATGTTACAGTAGATAACTACGATGCTGAAGACGAAGCTGGTAATTTAATTTATTATGGTGAATATGTAAATTCAGGTAAACCAATTAATTTGTTATCTAGTACTTTACACAGTTTTATTCAAGGTAGAGATGCTATTAATCGTAGAGACTATACTGTAAGAGATGTTGCTGCGGCTAATGTTAGAAAAAATGTAGAATACATAAATGTTTGTGCTATGTTGCATTACTTAAATAGTGCTAGAACTAACTATGACGATTATGCTGTAAGATGTCATGTGTTGTCTGAAGCACTTGGATTTTTCTTAAACTTAAAGTATAACGCTAATAAAATTATTACAGATACAGACTACAATGCTATAAAAGATTACTTTTTAGTAAACGAAAATTGGTCGGTTGCTCATCTAAATACAACTCAATTAACTTATCTTAGAGATACCATTGCTGAAATTTATGGTTTAGAAGATTATAAAACATTATTTTAA
- the atpC gene encoding ATP synthase F1 subunit epsilon — protein MNLVILTPEITVFSGEAKSVSLPGESGRFQVLENHAALIAALKEGEVKVETANDKNTYTIKSGIVEVLNNKVSVLTEGIVA, from the coding sequence ATGAATTTAGTAATTCTTACACCAGAAATAACTGTATTTAGTGGCGAAGCTAAAAGCGTTTCTCTTCCAGGAGAAAGTGGTAGGTTTCAAGTATTAGAAAATCATGCTGCCTTAATTGCTGCTTTAAAAGAAGGTGAGGTAAAAGTAGAAACTGCTAATGATAAAAACACTTACACCATTAAAAGTGGTATAGTAGAAGTATTAAACAACAAAGTGTCTGTGCTTACAGAAGGCATTGTTGCATAA
- a CDS encoding HTTM domain-containing protein, with product MLTVINSINKKQSLYQYFVRNKVHIAPLISFRIFFGLMLFGSTLRFILNDWIEQLYILPTYFFSYYGFEWIKPLSPTLLYAFFGVMLFAALAVMLGFLYRLSAILLFITFSYIELIDRTNYLNHYYFVSLVCFIIIFLPLAKSFSLDNVLFKRENYTQVPAISVNIIKVMLGVVYFYAGFAKVNHAWLIDAQPLKIWLSSKQHFPIVGNLLTKTFTAYLFSWFGCIFDLTIFFFLSWKKSRPIAYCFVIVFHVATRLLFPIGMFPFIMIVSTTIFFSTTTHIKLQQKLFRFNWDKVQTKIYDFLFPKLIDIAFILFISFQIVFPLRYLLYKGNIFWTEEGYRFSWRVMLMEKAGLATFLITNQDGSQKVIVQNDKYLTSYQIKMMSTQPDMILEYAHFLGGTYAKMGYQNPKVFVDAFVSLNGSKSKRFIDNTVDLMKEKDSFKHKTWILDEN from the coding sequence ATGTTGACGGTGATTAATTCAATCAACAAAAAACAATCATTGTATCAATATTTTGTACGCAACAAAGTACACATTGCTCCATTAATTTCTTTTAGAATATTTTTTGGTTTAATGTTATTTGGCTCAACACTACGATTCATTCTGAATGACTGGATAGAACAATTATATATTTTACCAACTTATTTCTTTTCTTATTATGGATTTGAGTGGATAAAACCTTTATCACCTACATTATTATATGCTTTTTTTGGTGTGATGTTATTTGCAGCTCTAGCTGTAATGCTTGGTTTTTTATATCGCTTAAGTGCTATATTATTATTTATTACATTCTCGTATATCGAATTAATTGATAGAACCAATTACTTAAATCACTATTATTTTGTGAGCTTGGTATGCTTTATTATAATATTCTTGCCATTAGCAAAATCATTTTCATTAGATAATGTATTATTCAAACGAGAAAACTATACACAAGTTCCAGCTATAAGCGTCAATATTATAAAAGTCATGTTAGGTGTTGTCTATTTTTATGCTGGTTTTGCAAAAGTAAATCACGCTTGGTTAATCGATGCACAGCCACTAAAAATTTGGCTGTCTTCAAAACAGCACTTTCCAATTGTAGGCAATTTATTAACCAAAACATTTACAGCTTATTTATTTAGTTGGTTTGGTTGTATATTTGATTTAACTATATTTTTCTTCTTATCTTGGAAAAAATCTCGACCAATAGCATATTGCTTTGTTATAGTATTTCATGTTGCTACACGATTGCTATTTCCAATTGGTATGTTTCCTTTTATTATGATTGTATCAACTACCATATTTTTTAGTACTACAACTCACATCAAACTGCAACAAAAATTATTTCGATTCAATTGGGATAAAGTACAAACAAAAATATACGATTTTTTATTTCCTAAATTAATTGATATTGCTTTTATTTTATTCATCAGTTTTCAAATTGTATTTCCACTACGATACTTATTATACAAAGGCAATATATTTTGGACAGAAGAAGGCTATCGTTTCTCATGGCGTGTAATGTTAATGGAAAAAGCTGGTTTAGCTACATTTCTTATTACCAATCAAGATGGAAGTCAGAAAGTAATAGTACAGAACGACAAATATCTTACATCATATCAAATTAAAATGATGAGTACACAACCTGATATGATTTTAGAATATGCACATTTTCTTGGAGGTACTTATGCCAAAATGGGTTATCAAAATCCAAAAGTATTTGTAGATGCTTTTGTTAGCTTAAATGGCAGCAAGTCAAAAAGATTTATTGATAATACTGTCGATTTAATGAAAGAAAAAGATTCGTTTAAACATAAAACATGGATTTTAGATGAAAATTAA